Proteins from a genomic interval of Papaver somniferum cultivar HN1 chromosome 4, ASM357369v1, whole genome shotgun sequence:
- the LOC113272439 gene encoding probable F-box protein At1g53815, which yields MQHSILNSFIAFFNGGKRSFQLKIDLGEEKEEEQQNGMERGAVGCLPEELVIESILTRLPARTLGACCCVSKLWYNSILKDSRFSVFHYIQNKNKLFLVFNILNLLRGGIESNYWFSLLEREKVVIRLISGQNNPRRIYELVGFCNGLPCIKLVGKPTDTCGYITILNPIRGDSLVLSYILMVSYIHLCHGFGYDSLSQVYKAVIIFASKANDEFLCMVITLGTMSWRKIITSILDISPPPGSSPFPSRMITRVSRTLYRQATFCGGDLYWRTKNKVANNDDEIEMLLSLDLHNEKIRFIRLPTGCTPTHEGQYLIIDHLLEFKGYPCSARYERMPNSIYHCGHRCNYQTGVC from the coding sequence ATGCAGCACTCCATTTTGAATTCCTTCATTGCATTTTTTAATGGAGGCAAAAGATCATTTCAACTAAAAATTGATCTAGGAGAAGAGAAGGAGGAGGAGCAGCAGAACGGGATGGAAAGAGGAGCAGTTGGTTGTCTTCCTGAGGAATTGGTGATCGAAAGCATTCTGACCAGATTACCAGCCCGGACTCTAGGTGCTTGCTGTTGCGTCAGTAAGTTATGGTACAATTCAATCCTTAAAGATTCTAGATTTTCAGTATTTCATTacattcaaaacaaaaataaactatTTCTAGTCTTTAATATACTTAATCTATTGAGAGGCGGTATAGAAAGTAATTACTGGTTCAGTCTATTAGAACGAGAAAAGGTTGTTATCAGACTTATTTCAGGTCAAAATAACCCGAGGCGTATATATGAATTAGTAGGCTTTTGCAATGGTTTACCTTGTATAAAGCTAGTCGGTAAACCTACTGACACTTGTGGTTACATAACTATCCTTAACCCGATCAGGGGTGATTCACTTGTCCTCTCATATATACTTATGGTATCATACATACACTTGTGTCATGGTTTTGGTTATGATTCATTATCACAAGTATACAAGGCTGTCATTATTTTTGCTTCAAAAGCCAACGACGAGTTTCTTTGCATGGTTATTACACTGGGAACCATGTCATGGAGAAAGATAATTACTAGTATTCTTGATATCTCACCGCCACCGGGTTCTTCTCCTTTTCCTAGCCGAATGATCACTAGAGTCTCGAGAACTCTATATAGACAAGCCACCTTTTGCGGGGGTGATCTTTATTGGAGGACCAAGAATAAAGTTGCTAATAATGATGACGAGATTGAAATGTTGCTCTCACTCGACCTCCACAACGAGAAGATTCGCTTCATTCGACTCCCGACTGGATGTACTCCGACACATGAGGGTCAGTATTTAATAATTGATCATCTTCTGGAGTTTAAAGGATACCCTTGTAGTGCACGTTATGAGAGGATGCCCAACAGTATTTATCATTGTGGCCATCGTTGTAATTATCAGACTGGTGTTTGTTGA